A genomic region of Alphaproteobacteria bacterium contains the following coding sequences:
- the recR gene encoding recombination mediator RecR, with product MTNEIEILIKMLSRLPGIGPRSARRVALFMLKNKEEFMMPLSDAIAKTADKMVFCEVCGNLDTCSPCSICNDLNRDNSTICVVEDVADLWAVERAGNYNGKYHVLGGVLSAINGVYPSDISIDKLIIRANQLEVKELIMALSATVDGQTTSHYIADKIDNPNLSISRISQGVPIGGELDYLDDGTLITAIKSRREL from the coding sequence ATGACAAATGAAATCGAAATTTTAATTAAAATGTTATCAAGGTTGCCTGGAATAGGTCCTAGATCTGCAAGAAGAGTGGCTCTGTTTATGTTGAAAAACAAAGAAGAGTTCATGATGCCTCTATCAGATGCAATAGCAAAAACAGCAGATAAAATGGTATTTTGTGAGGTTTGTGGTAATCTAGATACATGCTCTCCATGCTCAATTTGTAATGACCTTAATAGAGATAATTCAACTATATGTGTCGTGGAGGATGTGGCAGATCTATGGGCAGTTGAAAGAGCAGGTAATTATAATGGTAAATATCATGTTTTAGGAGGTGTTCTTTCTGCTATCAATGGAGTTTATCCCTCAGATATATCTATAGATAAATTAATAATTAGAGCAAATCAATTAGAAGTTAAAGAATTAATAATGGCTTTGTCAGCTACTGTTGATGGTCAAACAACATCTCATTATATTGCAGATAAGATTGATAATCCAAATTTAAGTATTTCAAGAATATCTCAAGGTGTGCCAATAGGTGGAGAACTTGATTATCTTGATGACGGTACTTTGATAACTGCTATAAAATCAAGAAGGGAATTGTAA
- the recO gene encoding DNA repair protein RecO, producing MNIEDEGIIINVSHYSESSAIVNILTKNHGRMSGLLKGAFKKKAGLIQPGNHISFSWRAKNENNLGSLYSVDLIKNHFVMFMDDVLRLYALQSACSLCNLTLPEKHPYPAVFDGLTSLLDSLDIDDFMAVYVFWEMGLLKSLGFEIDLSHCVACGCEDNLIYVSPKSAKAVCKEDGEQYKDKLFALPEFLIEKKSPKLQDILDGLNLTGYFLEKRVFNTINRTTPEARNRFIDKFRKGME from the coding sequence ATGAATATAGAAGATGAAGGTATAATTATAAATGTTTCTCACTATAGTGAGAGCTCAGCTATAGTTAATATTTTAACTAAGAATCACGGAAGAATGTCTGGGCTGTTGAAAGGAGCTTTTAAAAAGAAGGCAGGTTTAATACAACCTGGAAATCATATAAGCTTTTCTTGGCGAGCAAAAAATGAAAACAATCTAGGAAGTTTGTATTCTGTAGACTTAATTAAAAATCATTTTGTGATGTTTATGGATGATGTATTAAGGCTTTATGCTTTGCAATCAGCTTGTTCTTTGTGTAATTTAACTCTTCCTGAGAAACATCCTTATCCAGCTGTGTTTGATGGCTTAACTAGCTTGTTGGATTCTTTAGATATTGATGACTTTATGGCGGTTTATGTTTTTTGGGAAATGGGATTGCTGAAAAGCTTAGGGTTTGAAATAGATTTATCTCACTGTGTGGCTTGTGGTTGTGAAGATAATCTAATTTATGTTTCTCCGAAATCTGCTAAAGCTGTTTGTAAAGAAGATGGAGAGCAATATAAAGATAAACTATTTGCTCTGCCAGAGTTTTTAATAGAAAAAAAATCTCCAAAATTGCAAGATATACTTGACGGATTGAATTTAACAGGCTATTTTTTAGAGAAAAGAGTTTTTAATACTATAAATAGAACTACTCCAGAGGCGAGAAATAGATTTATAGATAAGTTTAGAAAAGGTATGGAATAA
- the tsaB gene encoding tRNA (adenosine(37)-N6)-threonylcarbamoyltransferase complex dimerization subunit type 1 TsaB: MKILAVDTCSSKCSVAITDEENVLYSLVKNMPRGHSEALFPMIEEALKETSLDINDIDAFACSVGPGAFTGIRVGISSIKALATATDKPCVGVESALAIAKGLSKDDMNVLIALESKRSDVYWQLFDANLEPINDISLSMASDVADSLKGEKIKIAGDGYVHFEELMSNAKFDKETTYPKPENICKIALEYIKKETYKGTCEPVYLRDADVSKPKKLIIPRIVK; the protein is encoded by the coding sequence ATGAAAATATTAGCTGTAGATACATGTTCTTCAAAATGCTCCGTTGCAATTACGGATGAAGAAAATGTTTTATACTCTTTAGTTAAAAATATGCCTAGAGGTCATAGTGAAGCTCTGTTCCCAATGATTGAAGAAGCCTTAAAAGAAACATCTTTAGATATAAATGATATAGATGCTTTTGCTTGCTCTGTTGGACCGGGTGCTTTTACAGGAATTAGAGTGGGTATATCTTCTATAAAAGCTTTAGCAACAGCAACAGATAAACCTTGTGTCGGTGTTGAGTCTGCTCTTGCTATAGCAAAAGGGTTGAGTAAAGATGATATGAATGTTTTAATCGCTCTAGAGTCAAAAAGAAGCGATGTTTATTGGCAGTTGTTTGATGCAAATTTAGAACCAATTAATGATATATCATTATCAATGGCTTCAGATGTTGCAGACTCTTTAAAAGGAGAAAAAATTAAAATAGCTGGCGATGGCTATGTTCATTTTGAAGAGTTAATGTCTAATGCTAAATTTGATAAGGAAACTACTTACCCTAAACCAGAGAATATATGTAAGATAGCTCTAGAATATATAAAAAAAGAAACATATAAAGGAACATGTGAGCCAGTTTATTTAAGGGATGCAGATGTTTCTAAGCCTAAAAAATTAATAATTCCAAGGATTGTTAAGTAG
- the miaB gene encoding tRNA (N6-isopentenyl adenosine(37)-C2)-methylthiotransferase MiaB codes for MKFYIKTWGCQMNVYDSDKIATILTKAGYSSTDDEKIANVIVLNTCSIRENASEKLFSFLGRLKKTNPEAIIIVAGCVAQVEHKRITKNTVADIVVGTHMYHKIPELIANLKDEKIVDIEFKPYEKFDSLPVEQISTTMTGYVAIQEGCNHFCTYCIVPFTRGREYSRPVKDVIKEVEQLIRDGKKEIFLLGQNVNCYKAEDGDFADLLYAVADVPGVERLRYMTSYPSDMTDRAIEAHGKIPNLMPYMHLPAQSGGDEVLKSMNRQYTHDEYMEKINLVKKARPDIAITSDFIVGFPGETEEEFQKTVKLIGEVKYATCYSFKYSPRPVTPAMKMEQIPEKVKERRLAILQEEIKKYQIEFNESFIGKTVKVLVEKCEDGKINGRDEHYQSVFADSDDESLIGEIVEVKITEAFSNSLNGELISK; via the coding sequence ATGAAGTTCTATATAAAAACTTGGGGTTGTCAGATGAATGTCTATGATTCTGATAAAATTGCAACAATACTTACTAAAGCTGGCTACTCATCCACAGATGATGAAAAGATAGCTAATGTTATAGTGCTTAATACTTGCTCTATCAGAGAAAATGCAAGTGAAAAATTATTCTCATTTTTGGGTAGATTAAAGAAAACAAATCCAGAAGCGATTATAATTGTTGCTGGTTGTGTCGCTCAAGTTGAACATAAAAGAATAACTAAAAATACAGTTGCTGACATTGTAGTTGGAACTCATATGTATCATAAAATACCAGAGCTAATTGCAAACCTTAAAGATGAGAAAATTGTTGATATAGAATTTAAACCTTATGAAAAGTTTGATTCTTTACCTGTAGAGCAAATATCTACAACTATGACAGGATATGTTGCTATTCAAGAAGGTTGTAATCACTTTTGTACTTATTGTATAGTTCCTTTCACAAGAGGTAGAGAATATTCTCGACCTGTAAAAGATGTTATAAAAGAAGTAGAACAATTAATTCGCGATGGTAAAAAAGAAATATTCTTATTAGGGCAAAATGTAAACTGCTATAAAGCAGAAGATGGTGATTTTGCTGATCTTTTATATGCTGTTGCAGATGTTCCTGGTGTTGAAAGGTTAAGATATATGACTTCATATCCTAGTGATATGACAGACAGAGCTATTGAAGCTCATGGTAAAATTCCAAATTTAATGCCATATATGCATTTGCCTGCTCAATCAGGAGGAGATGAAGTTCTTAAAAGTATGAACCGTCAATATACTCATGATGAATATATGGAAAAAATAAATCTTGTAAAAAAAGCAAGGCCAGATATAGCTATAACCTCTGATTTTATTGTTGGTTTCCCTGGTGAAACAGAAGAAGAGTTTCAAAAAACAGTTAAGCTAATTGGAGAAGTTAAATATGCAACATGTTATTCATTTAAATATTCTCCAAGACCAGTAACTCCAGCTATGAAAATGGAGCAAATTCCAGAAAAAGTAAAAGAAAGAAGGCTTGCTATTCTGCAAGAGGAAATAAAAAAATACCAAATAGAGTTTAATGAATCTTTTATTGGAAAGACTGTTAAAGTTTTAGTTGAAAAATGTGAAGATGGAAAAATCAACGGTAGAGATGAGCACTATCAATCTGTTTTTGCTGATTCTGATGATGAGAGTTTAATAGGTGAAATAGTTGAAGTTAAAATTACAGAAGCTTTTTCTAACTCGTTAAACGGTGAGTTAATCTCAAAATAA
- the rimI gene encoding ribosomal protein S18-alanine N-acetyltransferase, whose translation MKIEELLFDCSDVVAEMHKSCFEKCWSSEQFSNLLKNPFNKIFIACDENKPLGFIMVQKIEDEAEIITVCVLPEYRKQGIAQKLIENITSNKVFLEVNIKNTPAINLYKKLGFKTERIRKKYYNNNDDALIMVKENK comes from the coding sequence ATGAAAATTGAAGAACTATTATTTGACTGTAGTGATGTTGTCGCAGAAATGCATAAGAGCTGCTTCGAAAAATGCTGGAGTTCAGAGCAGTTCTCAAATCTTTTAAAAAACCCATTTAATAAAATTTTTATAGCATGTGATGAAAATAAACCTTTAGGTTTTATCATGGTGCAAAAAATAGAAGATGAGGCAGAAATAATTACAGTATGTGTTCTTCCAGAGTATAGAAAACAAGGAATTGCTCAGAAATTAATAGAAAATATAACATCTAATAAAGTTTTTTTAGAAGTAAATATAAAAAACACTCCTGCCATAAATCTATATAAAAAATTAGGCTTTAAAACTGAAAGAATAAGAAAAAAGTATTATAATAATAATGATGATGCTTTAATAATGGTTAAGGAAAACAAATAA
- a CDS encoding extracellular solute-binding protein produces MKKNFLFLLMFVFLSFNSFAEELKKVNSFASFGEPIYKDFKHFNYVNPKARKGGKITLGAYGTFDNLNPYILKGQTPSGLSMTTDSLMESSSDELMAVYAKIAEYVEFPKDISYAIFFINPLAKYNNGDSITASDFKFSFDMMNKYGAPFLQNFYKNIKSVEVLSDLKIKFNFVNKNKRQNIIIASSFTPVSEVFWKGRDFSKITLDVQPSSGAYKIKSIDAGRSIVYERNKNYWAKDLNINIGKNNFDEIKYDYYKDEEVMFEAFKAGKIDFRIENKASRWVNGYDLPAVKKNKIIRAEINQNTPMGLQGIFFNTRKDKLQDVKVRRALEKLFNFEYIQKNLLNGKYRRSKNYFNNSDWGYKHKGDEYFLPTVNSEKGVTRANKRSAINLLREAGYIIKDQKLINEKTGEQFTIEFLLIAASMERVILPYVMDLRKVGIDANIRKVDTSQYVNRVNSFEFDAIVVNFSFFAPPGVELLSYYSSESANIKGSANYTGIRSEKIDSIIKEILVEQDLNRLKDKTKILDKELLEGYYGIPQWYNDKSFISYWNKFKIPKVVPKYGIGFLETWEIKDDLEHEVINDSKNYNYIYKMLGVIFLISLFLFIKKDLKKNK; encoded by the coding sequence ATGAAAAAGAATTTTTTATTTTTATTAATGTTTGTATTTTTGAGCTTTAACTCTTTTGCGGAAGAGTTAAAAAAAGTAAATTCTTTTGCAAGTTTTGGTGAGCCTATTTATAAAGATTTTAAACATTTTAATTATGTAAATCCAAAAGCTAGAAAAGGCGGTAAAATAACCTTAGGGGCTTATGGGACTTTTGATAATTTAAATCCTTATATATTAAAAGGACAGACTCCGTCTGGACTGTCTATGACTACAGATTCTTTAATGGAATCTTCATCTGATGAGCTTATGGCAGTTTATGCTAAAATAGCAGAGTATGTAGAGTTTCCTAAAGATATTTCTTATGCAATATTTTTTATAAATCCATTAGCAAAATATAATAATGGAGATTCTATAACAGCAAGTGATTTCAAATTCTCATTTGATATGATGAATAAATATGGAGCTCCGTTTCTTCAAAATTTTTATAAAAATATAAAGTCAGTAGAAGTGTTATCAGATTTAAAAATAAAGTTTAATTTTGTTAATAAGAATAAAAGACAGAATATTATAATAGCATCATCTTTTACTCCTGTGTCAGAAGTTTTTTGGAAAGGTAGAGACTTTTCTAAAATAACATTAGATGTTCAGCCTTCATCAGGAGCTTATAAAATAAAATCTATTGATGCAGGAAGAAGTATAGTTTATGAAAGAAATAAAAATTATTGGGCTAAGGATTTAAATATAAATATTGGTAAAAATAATTTTGATGAAATTAAGTATGATTACTATAAAGATGAAGAGGTTATGTTTGAGGCTTTTAAAGCTGGTAAAATTGACTTTAGAATTGAGAATAAAGCTTCTCGATGGGTTAATGGTTATGATCTTCCCGCAGTTAAAAAGAATAAGATAATTAGAGCTGAGATAAATCAAAATACTCCAATGGGGTTGCAAGGAATATTTTTTAATACTAGAAAAGATAAACTGCAAGATGTAAAAGTTAGAAGAGCTTTAGAGAAGTTATTTAATTTTGAATATATTCAAAAGAATTTATTAAACGGCAAGTATAGAAGAAGTAAGAATTATTTTAATAATTCAGACTGGGGATATAAGCATAAAGGAGATGAGTATTTTTTGCCAACAGTTAATTCTGAAAAAGGTGTAACTCGTGCAAACAAGAGGTCAGCGATTAATCTTTTAAGAGAAGCTGGATATATTATAAAAGATCAAAAATTAATAAATGAAAAAACGGGAGAACAATTTACAATAGAATTTTTATTAATAGCGGCTTCTATGGAAAGAGTAATATTGCCTTATGTAATGGATCTAAGAAAAGTTGGAATAGATGCTAATATTAGAAAGGTTGATACTTCTCAATATGTGAACCGAGTAAATAGTTTTGAGTTTGATGCTATTGTTGTTAACTTCTCATTTTTTGCTCCTCCTGGAGTTGAATTGTTGTCTTATTATAGTAGTGAGTCTGCAAATATAAAAGGATCTGCTAACTATACAGGAATTAGAAGCGAAAAAATTGATTCTATTATAAAAGAAATTTTGGTTGAACAAGATTTAAATAGATTAAAAGATAAAACAAAAATATTAGATAAAGAACTCTTAGAAGGATATTATGGAATACCTCAATGGTATAATGACAAGTCCTTTATTTCTTATTGGAATAAGTTTAAAATCCCAAAAGTTGTTCCTAAATATGGTATAGGCTTTTTAGAAACCTGGGAGATAAAAGATGATTTGGAGCATGAAGTAATTAATGATAGCAAAAATTATAACTATATATATAAAATGTTGGGAGTTATATTTTTAATCTCATTGTTTTTATTCATAAAAAAAGACTTAAAGAAAAACAAATAG